GTAATGATAGATGCCCAAGCCAGACATATTCCGTTGCCCTGTGAAGAGTTTATCGGTGTACATGTTTCCTGTCGTGAGACGCGTCTCGCGCAAAATATGCCAGAACAGAGGAATTTTATAAGGTGGCACATGAATAATCGTAAATTCAATTTATTTGTCACATTTGTGACACGATAGTTAAACACATTCTCCATATCTACATCTACCCAAGCTGTACCGCCAGCAAGACTGAACCTATTGTATTAATAATGAGGTGAGAGATAATCGATGGAGAGACCTGGCCAGAACGTTTTGTAAGTTCACTTGAGATATAAGTTAAGATCGGAACGGAGAAGAAAAAAGTAAGAGGAGATCTGATTCGACCAATATGTAAAAACCAAAATAAAGCGCCTTGTACCCAAATAATCTTGTTAACGTCCCATTTCAGCTTTCGTAAATATCCCCATATGAACCCGCGAAATAGTATTTCTTCCACGGGAGCAGTAAACGAGAGTTCGTATATTGCTCTCCGTATCATATCCCAAAACAACCCATACAGTCCTGGACCGCTATTTTGTATTGTTTGCACCTGAAAGGACTCGATAAAAGTAATTGGAATGAGGGAAAGCAAGGCAACAAATAAACCAATAGCTAACCATCGAAAATCGGTTTTGGGTGTTTTGGTCCAATTCGGAATTGTGCTAATAAATACCGCTAATCCTGCTATCCCAATAACAAACAGGAAATAACCTTCATTCTCAACTCCAAGTCGTCTCCTAAAAACAGAACTCAATATTAGGATAAGTAATGACAACCGGTCTAGATTGAATTCGTTGAGATTTTTCCTCTCAAGACATATTAATAGAGCAATTACTAAATAAATCACCGTAACATATGTGTACTTGATATGCGAATTTAAATTGAAGAATAACATCATTATTGCGAAGAATGATATTTGTACACAAATCATCAGAATTACAAATGGACCGATTTTCTCGCGCACACATACTCCTGACCACATAGATAATAATAACTTGTTTCAAAGTATGAAGCCTTGAGCACAGGGAAGGGTCTTTACCACCGAAAACAACGGGCTCTTCGGTCACATCAACCACCTCACAGAGGGCCACAGCATTTTTGAGATGGTTATAGGGCAAATCGAATCTACAGTTCTATTATATTTGCATTACAACA
The nucleotide sequence above comes from bacterium. Encoded proteins:
- a CDS encoding CPBP family intramembrane glutamic endopeptidase, whose amino-acid sequence is MREKIGPFVILMICVQISFFAIMMLFFNLNSHIKYTYVTVIYLVIALLICLERKNLNEFNLDRLSLLILILSSVFRRRLGVENEGYFLFVIGIAGLAVFISTIPNWTKTPKTDFRWLAIGLFVALLSLIPITFIESFQVQTIQNSGPGLYGLFWDMIRRAIYELSFTAPVEEILFRGFIWGYLRKLKWDVNKIIWVQGALFWFLHIGRIRSPLTFFFSVPILTYISSELTKRSGQVSPSIISHLIINTIGSVLLAVQLG